From the Clavibacter phaseoli genome, one window contains:
- the otsB gene encoding trehalose-phosphatase — protein sequence MAELTTDIQAKGGRGFPGRLFEALTELARTPRLLVALDFDGTLAPEVDDPEKARAVPEARAAVLALLALPETRVALVSGRALRSLEAVADLPDDVLLVGSHGVEIRLDTDDIELTLDEGELVQRGVLSDVLGQVADSLDEVWIEEKPAGFALHTRLATERHSRIAHLVATQEAQAEVEGLKVRSGKDVLEFSVRHATKGEAVEHLRRYAEATAVFYAGDDVTDEDAFAALQAGDLGLKSGTGATAADFRVDGPHDVARVLQVLADLRAEPAVRPD from the coding sequence GTGGCCGAGCTGACCACCGACATCCAGGCCAAGGGCGGCCGCGGGTTCCCGGGCCGCCTGTTCGAGGCGCTCACCGAGCTCGCGCGCACGCCGCGCCTGCTGGTCGCGCTCGACTTCGACGGCACGCTCGCCCCCGAGGTCGACGACCCCGAGAAGGCGCGCGCGGTCCCCGAGGCCCGCGCCGCGGTGCTCGCGCTGCTCGCCCTCCCGGAGACGCGCGTCGCGCTCGTGTCCGGCCGCGCCCTGCGGAGCCTCGAGGCCGTGGCCGACCTGCCGGACGACGTGCTGCTCGTCGGGTCGCACGGGGTGGAGATCCGCCTCGACACCGACGACATCGAGCTCACGCTGGACGAGGGCGAGCTGGTCCAGCGCGGCGTGCTGTCCGACGTGCTCGGCCAGGTCGCCGACTCGCTCGACGAGGTCTGGATCGAGGAGAAGCCTGCGGGCTTCGCCCTGCACACGCGCCTCGCCACCGAGAGGCACAGTCGCATCGCGCACCTCGTCGCCACGCAGGAGGCGCAGGCCGAGGTCGAGGGCCTCAAGGTGCGCTCGGGCAAGGACGTGCTGGAGTTCAGCGTCCGGCACGCCACCAAGGGCGAGGCGGTCGAGCACCTGCGCCGGTACGCCGAGGCGACGGCCGTCTTCTACGCGGGCGACGACGTCACCGACGAGGACGCGTTCGCCGCGCTCCAGGCCGGCGACCTCGGGCTCAAGAGCGGCACGGGCGCCACGGCGGCGGACTTCCGCGTCGACGGCCCGCACGACGTCGCGCGGGTGCTGCAGGTCCTCGCCGACCTCCGCGCCGAGCCCGCCGTCCGACCGGACTGA
- a CDS encoding alpha,alpha-trehalose-phosphate synthase (UDP-forming), giving the protein MTPPPSSTPSATEPTTGPTDADARDGAVEPGAYDLVVVSNRLPVDRVVAADGTTSWRHSPGGLVTALEPVMRANEGAWVGWPGIADHDVEPFVDAGISIIPVTLTEQDLAEYYEGFSNDTLWPLYHDVIAQPSYHREWWDTYVTVNQRFADAAAKAAAPGATVWVQDYQLQLVPKMLREQRPDLTIGFFNHIPFPPYGIYSQLPWRTQIIEGLLGADVIGFQRVADAGNFTRAVRRLFGYTTRGSTVDVPVRGGIPLTVPGTKPSKPVRELRTRQVVAKHYPISIDARSYEEMAKDPAIQERARQIRADLGDPKTILLGVDRLDYTKGIGHRLKAFGELLAEGRVTVEDATLVQVASPSRERVETYKQLRDEIELTVGRINGDYGSISHTAISYLHHGYPREEMVALCLAADVMLVTALRDGMNLVAKEYVATKHSNEGVLVLSEFAGAADELKAALLVNPHDIEGLKEAILRAIDMPKAEQRKRMRSLRKRVFENDVAAWSSSFLADLGRTHAASIHEGPDEEVVEPLMDEGW; this is encoded by the coding sequence GTGACTCCGCCACCCTCATCCACGCCCTCCGCGACCGAGCCGACGACAGGTCCGACGGACGCCGACGCGCGCGACGGCGCCGTCGAGCCCGGCGCCTACGACCTCGTCGTCGTGTCGAACCGCCTCCCCGTCGACCGCGTCGTCGCCGCCGACGGCACCACCTCCTGGCGGCACTCGCCGGGCGGCCTGGTCACCGCCCTCGAGCCCGTGATGCGCGCCAACGAGGGCGCCTGGGTGGGCTGGCCGGGCATCGCCGACCACGACGTGGAGCCGTTCGTCGACGCGGGGATCTCGATCATCCCCGTCACCCTCACCGAGCAGGACCTCGCCGAGTACTACGAGGGCTTCTCCAACGACACCCTGTGGCCGCTGTACCACGACGTCATCGCGCAGCCGAGCTACCACCGCGAGTGGTGGGACACCTACGTCACCGTCAACCAGCGCTTCGCCGACGCCGCCGCGAAGGCCGCCGCGCCCGGCGCCACCGTGTGGGTGCAGGACTACCAGCTGCAGCTCGTCCCGAAGATGCTGCGCGAGCAGCGCCCGGACCTCACCATCGGCTTCTTCAACCACATCCCGTTCCCGCCCTACGGCATCTACTCGCAGCTGCCGTGGCGCACGCAGATCATCGAGGGGCTGCTGGGCGCCGACGTGATCGGCTTCCAGCGCGTCGCGGACGCCGGGAACTTCACGCGCGCGGTGCGGCGGCTCTTCGGGTACACGACCCGCGGATCCACCGTCGACGTGCCCGTACGCGGCGGCATCCCGCTCACCGTCCCCGGCACCAAGCCGTCGAAGCCCGTCCGCGAGCTCCGCACCCGCCAGGTCGTCGCCAAGCACTATCCGATCTCGATCGACGCGCGCAGCTACGAGGAGATGGCCAAGGACCCGGCCATCCAGGAGCGCGCCCGCCAGATCCGCGCCGACCTCGGCGACCCGAAGACGATCCTGCTCGGCGTCGACCGGCTCGACTACACGAAGGGCATCGGCCACCGCCTCAAGGCCTTCGGCGAGCTGCTCGCCGAGGGTCGCGTCACGGTGGAGGACGCGACGCTCGTCCAGGTCGCGAGCCCGAGCCGCGAGCGCGTGGAGACGTACAAGCAGCTGCGCGACGAGATCGAGCTCACGGTCGGCCGCATCAACGGCGACTACGGCTCCATCAGCCACACCGCCATCAGCTACCTGCACCACGGCTACCCGCGCGAGGAGATGGTGGCGCTGTGCCTCGCCGCCGACGTCATGCTCGTGACGGCGCTGCGCGACGGCATGAACCTCGTCGCCAAGGAGTACGTGGCCACCAAGCACTCGAACGAGGGCGTGCTGGTCCTCAGCGAGTTCGCGGGCGCCGCGGACGAGCTGAAGGCCGCGCTCCTCGTGAACCCGCACGACATCGAGGGCCTCAAGGAGGCGATCCTCCGCGCCATCGACATGCCGAAGGCCGAGCAGCGCAAGCGCATGCGGTCGCTCCGCAAGCGCGTGTTCGAGAACGACGTGGCGGCCTGGTCGAGCTCCTTCCTCGCCGACCTCGGGCGCACGCACGCGGCCTCGATCCACGAGGGCCCCGACGAAGAGGTCGTCGAGCCCCTCATGGACGAGGGCTGGTAG
- a CDS encoding fructosamine kinase family protein has protein sequence MAAAVSGTSGSAQAFRKERPDAPRGFFEAEAAGLAWLAEAEPAGGARVVRVIDVAPGRIDLECLAPARPTREAARALGTALAVTHDAGAPAFGSPPRGLDGPAFIGRQPLSVLAGDGAGEGWGAWYARERVLPYLRRAVDAGNAASAQASDVERACALAADGRFDDQAPPARIHGDLWSGNVQWTAAGAVLIDPAAHGGHRETDLAMLALFGCPGLDEIVGAYADTGSLAAGWRARVPLHQLHPLAVHAASHGPSYGEALHDAARAVLRM, from the coding sequence ATGGCGGCTGCGGTATCGGGCACGAGCGGGAGCGCGCAGGCGTTCCGGAAGGAGCGGCCGGACGCGCCGCGCGGCTTCTTCGAGGCCGAGGCGGCCGGGCTCGCGTGGCTCGCGGAGGCGGAGCCCGCCGGGGGAGCGCGCGTGGTCCGCGTGATCGACGTGGCGCCCGGCCGCATCGACCTCGAGTGCCTCGCGCCCGCCCGTCCCACGCGGGAGGCCGCCCGCGCGCTCGGCACGGCGCTCGCCGTCACGCACGACGCCGGCGCGCCCGCGTTCGGGTCCCCGCCCCGGGGTCTCGACGGCCCGGCGTTCATCGGCCGGCAGCCGCTCTCGGTGCTCGCCGGGGACGGCGCGGGGGAGGGCTGGGGTGCCTGGTACGCCCGCGAGCGCGTGCTGCCGTACCTCCGCCGCGCGGTCGACGCGGGCAACGCCGCCTCCGCGCAGGCGTCCGACGTGGAGCGCGCGTGCGCCCTCGCCGCGGACGGCCGGTTCGACGACCAGGCGCCGCCCGCCCGGATCCACGGCGACCTCTGGTCCGGCAACGTGCAGTGGACGGCCGCGGGCGCCGTCCTCATCGACCCGGCCGCGCACGGCGGACACCGCGAGACCGACCTCGCGATGCTCGCGCTCTTCGGCTGCCCGGGCCTCGACGAGATCGTCGGCGCCTACGCCGACACCGGATCCCTCGCCGCGGGCTGGCGCGCCCGTGTGCCGCTGCACCAGCTGCATCCGCTCGCGGTGCACGCCGCGTCGCACGGTCCGTCCTACGGCGAAGCGCTGCACGACGCGGCCCGCGCGGTGCTCCGGATGTGA
- a CDS encoding sugar phosphate isomerase/epimerase family protein, with protein sequence MIRVGMSTTCVYPQPVENAFAMAKRAGFDGVEIMVTNDEVTQDAAALRAMSEKHGLPILSIHAPVLLLTHFVWGRDPKVKLERSAELARAVGAPAVVVHPPFRWQAGYAESFLEIVRSIQTGTGVEIAVENMFPWQVAGRSMKAYAPGWDPTVMDCDATTLDFSHASLSGQDALEMAKALGPRLRHVHLCDGSGSQDDGRIFDEHLLPGRGTQPVAETLRWLAEQGWQGGVVAEVNTRKAKTEEQRLAMLIETREFAQRQLRLDTAPEKTPVAPPVVSGYQRLRTALRRDR encoded by the coding sequence GTGATCCGAGTAGGCATGAGCACCACCTGCGTGTACCCCCAGCCCGTCGAGAACGCCTTCGCCATGGCGAAGCGCGCGGGCTTCGACGGCGTCGAGATCATGGTGACGAACGACGAGGTCACCCAGGACGCGGCCGCCCTGCGCGCCATGTCGGAGAAGCACGGCCTGCCGATCCTCTCCATCCACGCGCCCGTGCTGCTGCTCACGCACTTCGTGTGGGGCCGTGACCCGAAGGTGAAGCTGGAGCGGTCCGCCGAGCTCGCCCGCGCGGTCGGCGCGCCCGCCGTGGTGGTGCACCCGCCGTTCCGCTGGCAGGCCGGCTACGCCGAGTCGTTCCTCGAGATCGTGCGGTCGATCCAGACGGGGACCGGCGTCGAGATCGCGGTCGAGAACATGTTCCCGTGGCAGGTCGCCGGTCGCAGCATGAAGGCGTACGCGCCCGGCTGGGATCCGACCGTGATGGACTGCGACGCCACCACGCTCGACTTCTCGCACGCCTCGCTCTCCGGCCAGGACGCGCTCGAGATGGCCAAGGCCCTCGGCCCGCGCCTGCGCCACGTGCACCTGTGCGACGGATCCGGATCGCAGGACGACGGCCGCATCTTCGACGAGCACCTCCTCCCCGGCCGCGGCACGCAGCCCGTCGCCGAGACGCTCCGCTGGCTCGCCGAGCAGGGCTGGCAGGGCGGCGTGGTCGCCGAGGTCAACACCCGGAAGGCCAAGACCGAGGAGCAGCGGCTCGCCATGCTGATCGAGACGCGCGAGTTCGCGCAGCGGCAGCTCCGGCTCGACACGGCGCCCGAGAAGACGCCCGTCGCGCCGCCTGTGGTGTCCGGGTACCAGCGGCTCCGCACCGCGCTCCGCCGCGACCGGTGA
- a CDS encoding putative quinol monooxygenase codes for MSTTVHLEIQVDESRLADVADVLAETLQATRAFTGNEGLEVLVDDADPARMIVVEQWASTADHDAYVAWRATPEGAARLGEVLAAPPVTRVFSGRIALAL; via the coding sequence ATGAGCACCACCGTGCACCTCGAGATCCAGGTCGACGAGAGCCGCCTGGCCGACGTCGCCGACGTCCTCGCCGAGACCCTGCAGGCCACGCGCGCCTTCACGGGCAACGAGGGCCTGGAGGTCCTCGTCGACGACGCCGACCCCGCCCGCATGATCGTCGTGGAGCAGTGGGCGTCGACCGCCGACCACGACGCGTACGTCGCCTGGCGCGCCACGCCGGAGGGCGCCGCGCGCCTCGGCGAGGTCCTGGCCGCGCCGCCCGTGACCCGCGTGTTCAGCGGGCGCATCGCGCTCGCGCTGTAG
- a CDS encoding YhgE/Pip domain-containing protein translates to MTTRSVRRRLAVALVAIVPLAVAGLFIGSLSDVATGVERVPAAIVNQDEIVQQKAQDGTESPVLAGRLLVTQLTSDDNQAFDWTITNADEAQRMLDDGEVYAVLTVPKDFSASIVSLSTDAPKRAEISVTTDDAHGYLTGAATQAVGVGMTSVFGNAITSQFVSGIYTTFGGLKGSLTDAGAGADELADGATQLSSGATTLGDGITQLGDGVGRSQQGASQLADGLGTYAAGVSRLSSGLDQLQTGAAGLSQVSDGVGQYAGGAGQIAAQVQGLRQQLAADPQTAPLAAQLQPLEQGLDQYAAQGQALASQAAAGIQGVQQGIGQSASGAAQLAANGGALVSGARQLSDGLGQLRAGTTSAATGAGDLATGADALSSGATELGTGLTKGAEQIPSLDADQASQASGVVADPVGLTVERENEIGSPGDAIAAIFVPIGLWLGAFATFLVLRPAARRLLASSAATGRVMGRVLARAALIALAQVVLLVALVHAALGLSLALLPATLGFAAVTAAAFTAIHYLLRQAFGRAGLVVSLILLAIQAAAMGGVIPLQLVAAPFQAISPFLPLTYAASGMQAIIAGGAPGVAWGSAGVLAVALLLSLAVSYLVTRRSRRARSLGLVPGAAPSSVAVAV, encoded by the coding sequence ATGACCACCCGCTCCGTACGCCGACGGCTCGCCGTCGCCCTCGTCGCGATCGTGCCCCTCGCGGTCGCCGGCCTCTTCATCGGCTCGCTGTCGGACGTCGCGACGGGCGTCGAGCGCGTGCCCGCCGCCATCGTCAACCAGGACGAGATCGTGCAGCAGAAGGCCCAGGACGGCACCGAGTCGCCCGTGCTCGCGGGCCGCCTGCTCGTCACGCAGCTGACCAGCGACGACAACCAGGCATTCGACTGGACCATCACGAACGCCGACGAGGCGCAGCGGATGCTCGACGACGGCGAGGTCTACGCCGTGCTCACGGTGCCGAAGGACTTCTCCGCGTCGATCGTGTCGCTGTCGACGGACGCCCCGAAGCGCGCCGAGATCAGCGTCACGACCGACGACGCGCACGGCTACCTGACGGGCGCGGCCACCCAGGCCGTGGGCGTCGGCATGACGAGCGTGTTCGGCAACGCGATCACCTCGCAGTTCGTCTCCGGCATCTACACGACCTTCGGCGGCCTCAAGGGCTCGCTCACGGACGCGGGTGCAGGGGCCGACGAGCTGGCCGACGGAGCCACGCAGCTCTCCTCGGGCGCGACGACGCTCGGCGACGGGATCACGCAGCTCGGCGACGGCGTCGGGCGCTCGCAGCAGGGCGCGTCGCAGCTCGCGGACGGGCTCGGCACCTACGCGGCCGGCGTCTCCCGGCTCTCCTCGGGGCTCGACCAGCTGCAGACGGGCGCCGCCGGGCTGTCGCAGGTCTCCGACGGCGTCGGGCAGTACGCGGGTGGCGCCGGGCAGATCGCGGCGCAGGTGCAGGGGCTCCGGCAGCAGCTCGCCGCCGACCCGCAGACCGCGCCGCTCGCCGCGCAGCTCCAGCCGCTCGAGCAGGGGCTCGACCAGTACGCCGCGCAGGGGCAGGCCCTCGCGTCGCAGGCGGCCGCCGGGATCCAGGGCGTGCAGCAGGGCATCGGGCAGAGCGCGTCCGGCGCCGCGCAGCTCGCGGCCAACGGCGGCGCGCTCGTCTCGGGCGCCCGCCAGCTGAGCGACGGCCTCGGCCAGCTGCGCGCCGGCACCACCTCGGCGGCGACGGGCGCGGGCGACCTCGCCACCGGCGCGGACGCGCTGTCGTCCGGCGCGACCGAGCTCGGCACCGGGCTCACAAAGGGCGCGGAGCAGATCCCGTCGCTCGACGCCGACCAGGCGTCGCAGGCGTCGGGCGTCGTCGCGGACCCGGTCGGCCTCACGGTCGAGCGCGAGAACGAGATCGGCAGCCCGGGCGACGCCATCGCCGCGATCTTCGTGCCCATCGGCCTCTGGCTCGGCGCGTTCGCGACCTTCCTCGTGCTGCGTCCGGCCGCCCGCCGGCTGCTCGCCTCCTCGGCCGCGACCGGCCGCGTGATGGGGCGCGTGCTCGCGCGCGCCGCCCTCATCGCGCTCGCCCAGGTCGTGCTGCTCGTCGCGCTCGTGCACGCCGCGCTCGGCCTGTCCCTCGCGCTGCTGCCCGCCACCCTCGGGTTCGCCGCCGTGACCGCGGCGGCCTTCACGGCGATCCACTACCTGCTCCGGCAGGCGTTCGGCCGCGCGGGACTCGTGGTGTCGCTGATCCTCCTGGCCATCCAGGCCGCGGCGATGGGCGGCGTCATCCCGCTCCAGCTCGTGGCGGCGCCGTTCCAGGCGATCAGCCCGTTCCTGCCCCTGACCTACGCGGCGTCGGGCATGCAGGCGATCATCGCGGGCGGCGCCCCGGGCGTGGCCTGGGGCTCGGCGGGCGTGCTCGCGGTGGCCCTGCTGCTGAGCCTCGCGGTGTCGTACCTCGTGACGCGGCGGTCCCGCCGGGCGCGCAGCCTCGGGCTGGTGCCGGGCGCGGCGCCGTCCTCGGTGGCCGTCGCCGTGTGA
- a CDS encoding MMPL family transporter: MATLLYRLGRISFLHPWRVVAAWILVLGILLGGGLALGGKTQESFSIPGTESQEAIDRLAAVFPQAAGASAQIVTEAPAGAKVTDDAEKAAIEATATAAGEVQGVTTALSPFSEYATDAVSDDGTVAITTVQFAGQSDQVTTATLDALRESAQAAEDAGLTVSFGGQVFQDIHYGVTVTEAFGVLFAGLVLVLTFGSMLAAGLPLIGALVGVAASAGALLAASEFVTVSSASPLLAVMIGLAVGIDYALFILMRHRTQLANGMPVERSAATAVATAGSAVIFAGVTVIIALLGLLVVQIPFLTVMGLGAAFAVLLAMGVATTLLPAMLGFAGERLRPKEGSRAARRATAQAAGTQRTLGARWVKIVTKVPIIPVVIVVGIAGLLAVPASQLQLGLPSGATDPAGSTSRVAYDTVSDAFGPGHNGPLVVLVDITQTTDPIGVLGDIGDEIRGLDDVAFVGAGTPNPSVDTAIIQVVPDSPPESAETTALMQSIRDLAPGLQDRYDTRVSVTGTTAVQNDISQRLDQALVPFGIVVVGLSIVLLMIVFRSIFVPIKAAVGFLLSVVVSFGTVVLIFQDGLFADALGVTPGPILSFMPILLMAILFGLAMDYEVFLVSGMREDFVHHGDARRAIVTGFSGAARVVTAAALIMFFVFAAFVPEGAGVIKTIALGLAVGIFFDAFLVRMTLVPAAMALLGKRAWWIPRWLDRILPDVDIEGEGLREHQDDVDWAHASGAAVAAERLVVGVPGRRLAPVDLSAPAGSLVLVEGEVADRRLLGATLGARLAPLSGRAHVVGHPLASEAGRVLTSVAMADLGRVDRVDSGVTVGDLLAERIELSEPMGRRRGARARQEEWLARIDQAADAAGARRIGADDPVGSLLPLERAIALTAVAAAGRAPVLVLDVVDPFPDAAAERAFLAALPALVHASTTVLLGAPWFPDEHGIPGRPTVRLRLAAGDAPADDAPAPGGATDADIDQPVTTGKETRR, translated from the coding sequence ATGGCCACGCTTCTGTACCGGCTCGGCCGGATCTCGTTCCTCCACCCGTGGCGCGTCGTCGCCGCGTGGATCCTCGTCCTCGGCATCCTGCTGGGCGGCGGCCTCGCGCTCGGCGGGAAGACCCAGGAGTCGTTCTCCATCCCGGGCACCGAGTCGCAGGAGGCCATCGACCGGCTCGCCGCCGTGTTCCCGCAGGCCGCGGGCGCGAGCGCGCAGATCGTGACCGAGGCGCCCGCGGGCGCGAAGGTCACGGACGACGCGGAGAAGGCGGCCATCGAGGCGACCGCGACGGCCGCGGGCGAGGTGCAGGGCGTCACGACGGCGCTGTCCCCGTTCTCCGAGTACGCGACCGACGCGGTCTCCGACGACGGCACCGTGGCGATCACGACCGTGCAGTTCGCCGGGCAGAGCGACCAGGTGACGACCGCCACGCTCGACGCCCTCAGGGAGTCCGCGCAGGCGGCGGAGGACGCGGGGCTGACGGTGTCGTTCGGCGGCCAGGTCTTCCAGGACATCCACTACGGCGTCACCGTGACCGAGGCGTTCGGCGTGCTGTTCGCGGGCCTCGTGCTCGTGCTCACCTTCGGGTCGATGCTCGCGGCGGGCCTGCCGCTCATCGGCGCGCTGGTCGGCGTCGCGGCGTCCGCGGGCGCGCTGCTGGCCGCCTCCGAGTTCGTCACGGTCTCGAGCGCGTCACCGCTGCTCGCGGTGATGATCGGCCTCGCGGTCGGCATCGACTACGCCCTCTTCATCCTCATGCGGCACCGCACGCAGCTCGCCAACGGCATGCCCGTCGAGCGCTCGGCGGCGACCGCCGTGGCGACGGCCGGCAGCGCCGTGATCTTCGCGGGCGTGACCGTGATCATCGCGCTGCTCGGGCTGCTCGTGGTCCAGATCCCGTTCCTCACCGTGATGGGCCTCGGCGCGGCGTTCGCGGTGCTGCTCGCGATGGGCGTCGCGACCACGCTGCTGCCGGCCATGCTCGGCTTCGCGGGGGAGCGCCTGCGGCCGAAGGAGGGCTCGCGGGCCGCGCGCCGTGCGACGGCCCAGGCAGCGGGGACCCAGCGCACGCTCGGCGCGCGCTGGGTGAAGATCGTCACCAAGGTGCCGATCATCCCCGTCGTGATCGTCGTCGGCATCGCCGGGCTGCTCGCCGTGCCCGCGTCGCAGCTCCAGCTCGGGCTGCCGAGCGGGGCGACCGACCCCGCCGGATCCACCAGCCGCGTCGCGTACGACACCGTCTCCGACGCCTTCGGACCCGGACACAACGGGCCGCTCGTCGTGCTCGTCGACATCACGCAGACCACCGACCCGATCGGGGTGCTCGGGGACATCGGCGACGAGATCCGCGGGCTCGACGACGTCGCCTTCGTCGGTGCGGGCACGCCGAACCCGTCGGTCGACACCGCGATCATCCAGGTCGTGCCGGACAGCCCGCCCGAGTCGGCGGAGACCACGGCGCTCATGCAGTCGATCCGCGACCTCGCGCCCGGCCTGCAGGACCGCTACGACACGCGCGTCTCCGTCACGGGCACGACCGCCGTGCAGAACGACATCTCGCAGCGGCTCGACCAGGCGCTCGTGCCGTTCGGCATCGTCGTGGTGGGGCTCTCGATCGTGCTGCTGATGATCGTGTTCCGGTCGATCTTCGTGCCGATCAAGGCCGCCGTCGGCTTCCTGCTGAGCGTCGTCGTCTCCTTCGGCACCGTCGTGCTGATCTTCCAGGACGGCCTCTTCGCGGACGCGCTCGGCGTGACGCCCGGCCCCATCCTCAGCTTCATGCCGATCCTGCTCATGGCGATCCTGTTCGGCCTCGCCATGGACTACGAGGTGTTCCTCGTCTCCGGCATGCGCGAGGACTTCGTGCACCACGGCGACGCGAGGCGCGCCATCGTCACGGGGTTCTCGGGCGCCGCCCGGGTGGTCACGGCCGCCGCGCTCATCATGTTCTTCGTCTTCGCGGCCTTCGTGCCCGAGGGCGCCGGCGTGATCAAGACCATCGCGCTCGGCCTCGCGGTCGGCATCTTCTTCGACGCCTTCCTCGTGCGCATGACCCTGGTGCCCGCCGCCATGGCGCTGCTCGGGAAGCGCGCGTGGTGGATCCCGCGCTGGCTCGACCGGATCCTGCCGGACGTCGACATCGAGGGCGAGGGCCTCCGCGAGCACCAGGACGACGTGGACTGGGCGCACGCGTCCGGCGCCGCGGTCGCGGCCGAGCGCCTCGTCGTGGGCGTGCCGGGTCGCCGGCTCGCGCCCGTCGACCTGAGCGCCCCGGCCGGATCCCTCGTGCTCGTCGAGGGCGAGGTCGCCGACCGGCGCCTCCTCGGCGCGACGCTCGGGGCCCGGCTCGCGCCGCTGTCCGGCCGCGCGCACGTCGTCGGCCACCCGCTCGCGTCGGAGGCGGGCCGCGTGCTCACGAGCGTCGCGATGGCCGACCTCGGCCGCGTCGACCGGGTCGACTCCGGCGTGACGGTGGGGGACCTCCTCGCCGAGCGCATCGAGCTGTCCGAGCCGATGGGCCGCCGCCGCGGGGCCCGAGCCCGGCAGGAGGAGTGGCTCGCCCGCATCGACCAGGCCGCCGACGCGGCGGGGGCGCGGCGCATCGGCGCCGACGACCCCGTCGGATCGCTCCTGCCGCTCGAGCGCGCCATCGCCCTCACCGCCGTCGCCGCCGCGGGCCGCGCGCCCGTGCTCGTGCTCGACGTGGTGGATCCGTTCCCGGACGCCGCGGCCGAGCGCGCGTTCCTCGCCGCCCTGCCCGCCCTCGTGCACGCGAGCACGACCGTCCTCCTGGGCGCGCCGTGGTTCCCGGACGAGCACGGGATCCCGGGCCGCCCCACCGTGCGCCTCCGCCTCGCCGCTGGCGACGCGCCGGCGGACGACGCCCCGGCCCCCGGCGGCGCCACCGACGCCGACATCGACCAGCCCGTCACGACCGGCAAGGAGACCCGCCGATGA
- a CDS encoding TetR/AcrR family transcriptional regulator, producing MTRTPRASASDELRPIAAARFARDGFQATSLQQIADEAGYSKSSVLYHFASKEALLDALLEPTIDALAEVIDRADSIRGDADARRQFVERFIDFLLLHRHEVALFITQGRSLGHLAVIERANDLVRALGETAGALDSTLDQLRFGVALGGAAYILAASDDWSTNEPLPDDEIRAALVVVVGELLAPLGTRSA from the coding sequence GTGACCCGAACACCCCGCGCCTCCGCGAGCGACGAGCTCCGGCCCATCGCCGCCGCCCGCTTCGCCCGCGACGGCTTCCAGGCGACGTCGCTCCAGCAGATCGCCGACGAGGCGGGCTACTCGAAGTCGAGCGTGCTCTACCACTTCGCCTCCAAGGAGGCGCTCCTCGACGCCCTGCTCGAGCCGACGATCGACGCGCTCGCCGAGGTCATCGACCGGGCCGACTCGATCCGCGGCGACGCCGACGCCCGACGCCAGTTCGTCGAGCGCTTCATCGACTTCCTCCTGCTGCACCGGCACGAGGTGGCGCTCTTCATCACGCAGGGCCGCTCGCTCGGGCACCTCGCCGTGATCGAGCGCGCCAACGACCTCGTGCGCGCGCTCGGCGAGACCGCCGGCGCGCTCGACAGCACGCTCGACCAGCTGCGCTTCGGCGTGGCGCTCGGCGGCGCAGCGTACATCCTCGCCGCGAGCGACGACTGGTCCACCAACGAACCGCTGCCCGACGACGAGATCAGGGCCGCTCTCGTCGTGGTCGTGGGGGAGCTCCTCGCCCCCCTCGGCACCCGCTCCGCCTGA